The following are encoded in a window of Apium graveolens cultivar Ventura unplaced genomic scaffold, ASM990537v1 ctg3744, whole genome shotgun sequence genomic DNA:
- the LOC141701334 gene encoding leucine aminopeptidase-like encodes MLNLSAVMAARHVERRLPLTTDTAMACEDTKWCAEGRIVEEFVMEQPIPPYLFAFAVGEMSSREVGPRTRVYAESAPSLLDTAAKEFAGSEDMIRVGESLFGPYEWERFDLLVLPPSFPYGGMENPRMVFLTPTVIKGDASGAQVVAHELAHSWTGNLITNKNNDHFWLNEGFTTYAERRIVEAVQGENIAALNIGIGWKGLKEEMDRFKDNMEFTKLKTNQEAVDPDAVYSQVPYEKGFQFLWRIEREIGRPAFDEFLKKYISTFKFQSIDTDMFLEFLKVNVPGIEKKIDLLLWTEGTGIPPDAMEPVSDIYSKIVSLAKEFNLGRMPKEDEVADWRGQEWELYLENLPKSVEASQVLSLDTSYRLSESKDYEIKVAFLQMAISASCKKYYGEVEKTLKEVGRMKYLRPLYTALVKGPGLEEEKIFAKRVFSEARVTYHPIAQGVIESIFAKHL; translated from the exons ATGCTTAATTTATCAGCCGTCATGGCAGCTCGGCATGTGGAACGGAGGCTGCCGTTGACTACTGATACTGCAATGGCATGTGAGGATACCAAATGGTGTGCAGAAGGGAGAATTGTTGAGGAATTTGTGATGGAGCAACCCATTCCACCATACCTATTTGCTTTTGCAGTTGGGGAGATGAGCTCTAGGGAGGTGGGACCAAGGACAAGGGTTTATGCTGAATCAGCACCGTCACTTTTGGATACGGCAGCCAAGGAGTTTGCTGGAAGCGAAGACATGATAAGAGTTGGCGAGAGCTTGTTTGGGCCTTATGAATGGGAGAGATTTGATTTATTGGTTTTGCCCCCAAGTTTCCCTTATGGAGGGATGGAAAATCCAAGAATGGTCTTCCTGACGCCAACAGTAATTAAGGGGGATGCAAGTGGAGCGCAGGTGGTGGCTCATGAACTTGCACATAGCTGGACTGGGAATTTAATTACCAACAAGAATAATGATCACTTTTGGTTAAATGAG GGTTTTACGACATATGCAGAAAGGAGGATTGTGGAGGCTGTGCAAGGGGAAAACATTGCTGCATTAAATATTGGAATTGGTTGGAAGGGTTTGAAAGAAGAAATGGATAGATTTAAGGACAACATGGAGTTCACGAAGCTCAAAACCAATCAAGAGGCCGTGGATCCGGATGCTGTATACTCTCAAGTACCATATGAGAAAGGTTTTCAGTTTTTATGGCGCATTGAACGTGAG ATTGGACGCCCGGCATTTGATGAATTTCTTAAGAAATATATTTCCACCTTTAAGTTCCAGTCTATAGACACTGATATGTTTCTCGAATTCTTGAAAGTGAATGTTCCTGGGATAGAGAAAAAAATTGATTTACTGTTGTGGACTGAGGGTACTGGAATCCCACCAGATGCCATGGAGCCGGTTTCTGATATCTACTCCAAGATTGTTTCTCTAGCCAAAGAGTTCAATCTCGGTAGGATGCCCAAGGAAGATGAAGTTGCTGACTGGAGAGGACAGGAATGGGAACTATATCTGGAAAACCTCCCAAAATCTGTGGAAGCATCACAG GTTTTATCCTTGGATACTAGCTACAGGCTTTCAGAATCAAAAGATTACGAGATCAAGGTGGCGTTTCTCCAAATGGCCATCTCAGCCTCTTGTAAAAAGTATTATGGTGAAGTAGAGAAAACTTTGAAGGAGGTCGGGAGGATGAAATATCTTCGTCCGCTCTACACAGCTCTTGTCAAAGGCCCTGGACTTGAAGAAGAGAAGATATTTGCCAAAAGGGTGTTTTCGGAGGCTAGAGTAACTTATCACCCTATTGCTCAAGGTGTTATTGAGTCCATCTTTGCCAAACACCTCTGA